Below is a genomic region from Mucilaginibacter auburnensis.
ATTTAATAGCTTATTTAATTTTGCATAAAAACCGCACGCTTACACGCACACAGCTAAGCGAGCATATTTGGGGCAGCATTATTAATGATGATTATGATTCAAACTATATAGATGCGCACATTAAAAACATACGCAAAAAGTTAAACGCCTACGCGCCGCCCGATTGGCTTGAAACCGTAAGGGGACTGGGTTATAAAATTACTTTACTCAACTAAAATATTGAAACTAAACACCAAACTCACGCTGTTCAATGCCATTTCAAAATTGGTAATAGCCGTGCTGTTTGTGTTACTGGTGCCGGTACTCATTGCTAATATTAGCCGCAATTACGTTGATAATAAGCTGATAAGGCAAAAGAGCAAATTTTTGCAAATTGTTGAACAACAAGGCATTGAAGACTATATACCCTACGGTGAAACCTATGGCAGTTATTACCTGCCACTTAAAGACGAATATCTTACCATAGAGGTGGATACCGTTGCTAACGATATTATTGATACCATTAAAAATGAAAAGCGCTTGGTTGGGCGCGATACTATTGAATACCGCATATTAAGCCACGCGTTTAAGCTCAATAACCAAAAATACCTGCTTGAGATAGGCAAAAGTACTGCTACGCTTAATGATACCAGTGCACCGCTGCAAAACATAGCATTTATGCTGTTGGTGGGCATGATACTACTTACTGTGCTGGCCGATCAGCTGTACACCAACTACCTGCTAAGGCCATTAGGCTTGATCATTAAAACCAAGCTATTGAACCGAAAGTTCCCCAACTTCGGGTCGTATAAAGAAATAAAAACCAACACTACCGACTTTCAATACCTGGATCAAAGTATTCATAAAATGATAGAGGCTATTGAGGCTGCTTTTCAAAAAGAACGGGAGTTTATTTCAAATGCGTCGCATGAGTTAATGACGCCTATATCCATTCTGCAATCAAAAATTGAGAACATGTTTGAGCGGGAGGATATAGCAGAAGACCTTAAACTGCGTATGCTGGAAATGCAGAAGATACTTAACAGACTTAAAAGTATTACCAAAACATTACTGCTTATATCTCAAATTGAGAACGAACAGTTTTTGAAAGAGGATAAAGCCAGCATAAGAGAATTACTGCAGGAAGTGCATGATGAAATATCTGTAAGATTTGTTGAGCAAGATATTACCTGCACACTTATTATTCCCGATGATAAAACGTTGGTCAACATCAACCGTTTTTTGTTGTTCAATTTATTTTTCAACCTCATAAACAACGCTATTAAATACAACCGGCCTAACGGCGAGATAATGGTAGTAACTTCAATGGAAAATGAAAAATTGGTGATCAGTATTATTGATACCGGTATAGGCATTAGCGCTGAAGCATTGCCCTTTATATTTAACCGGTTTAAAAAATTCAGGCAATCTTTACAACAGGATAGTTTTGGACTGGGGCTGCCAATTGTTAAATCAATAGCTAACTTTCATGGTATTGAAATATCGGTTCAGTCTGAGGTTAATGAGGGTAGCACTTTTAAATTAACTTTCCCGGCAGAGCTGTTAGAAAAATAAATTTACATCCTATCCGTTTTAAACCAATTCAAGCTAAATTAGTCTAACGGAATACAAACAAATTTTAAGATGAGTAAGCTGTCAAAAAGTGTTGCCGGATTTTTACTGGTAGCCTGGCTTTGTTTCAGTTCTTCAAACGCCGAGGCACAGTGGCGCGGCGCTTTTTGGGGAACCGGGCCTTATATGGGTATGGGCTACGGCTTTGGCTGGGGAGGCTTTGGTTACTGGCCATGGTGGGGGTCGGGTTGGGGCATGGGTTTTTATCCGGGTGCCTATCAAAAACCTTACACAGGTCGTGGTTATAATGATCTGGGGTATCCTAATGAAGGTTTTCAATTAGGAGCAATGCCGCTTGGCTTTTATCCATTCTACGTTGGCGCTGATTTATATTACTATACCAACGGTGCTTATTATCGCGCTAATGATACCGGTGGATATACCGTAACCAACCCGCCTGTTGGTGCAGCGGTGCCAACTTTGGGTAAAAATGTACATTCCGTTTTAATTAATGGCGCACAATATTATGAATATCGTGGTGTTTATTATACCCTTAAAACTAACACAAAAGGCGAAAAAGTATATATGGTTACCGGCGAGAATGGCGTTTTAAATACCCCTGATGGCAACATGGTTTTACCAAAGATCGGAACCACAATTAATAAACTACCAAAAGATAGCCAGAAAGTTACCTTAAAAGGGGTTGATTATTATGTTGATCCTGATGGCGTTTATTATGAGCCAATTATTAAAGATGGCAAAACCTTGTACAAGGTATCGAGTGTGCTATCTGAATAGAAAAAATTTAACTCAAATACGTTAAAACAAACAATGCCCGCTTACGCGGGCATTGTAATTTATATTAATATCAATAAAATTTAGTGTTTGGGTCCTTTTCCATGTCCTCTACCCGGACCATGTCCCGGAGGACCTCCTGCAGGGCCTCTTCCCGGACCTTTAGGTCCTTTGCCGGGTTTCCAATGGTTAACATACTTTACATCTTTACTGTTACGAATGATCACCTGATCATGACGGCCTTTGTAACCCACATATTTAGCGCGTATTACGTCTGCCCTTAACCATGGTCGTGGTTCGTTTACAACCACTTTATAGCCGTTATAAATATTGTAATTTGAATATCGTGCGGGCAATGCACGCGAGCGTACCCAAACGTTATTGTTTAAATAAACATACTGATGAGCGGGTACATCATAGTAAACGTCAATATCCGGCAGGTAATAATTCTCAACATAATCATAGCCAACCGGTCCCCAGGCTGGCTGCGCCCCAATGTTAACATTTAAGCTGATCTGCGCGTCGGCAGTTTTAAAAAGCAAAGTACTTAACAACAGAGCGGAAATTAAACTAATTTTTTTCATAGCTATTGCATTTAATAAAGCTTATGACAAGTTTAAAAGCAAAAAGTTTACTCGCAAAAAAAGCGGTGCTTGCAGGGCACCGCTTTTTCTTATTCCATTACGGAGTAATGCTTATTTTTCATCCTTATTATCCGCAGCTGCTTTCTTATCAGCCATAGCTAAAACCGGTTTGCCAATAACTTTATAGTTACCATCGCCGCGCAAAATTGAAGTTATCAAGTTTTTATCCTGCAAAGTTTTTACAGCCTGGGCTAATTCTTTATCATATTTAAAGCCTGCTTCAAATCTGCCTTTTTCGTAGTAGTAACGAGACACGATCTCATCCTCTAAAGCTTGTTTAATTTCGGATTTATGAAGTTGAAGATCATTCTTTTTACTGTTCATTAACTTCGCTTTAAGAGATTCATATTCAGTCTGGATCTGGTCAAACTGCTTCTCTTTAGTTGCATCAGCTTTCAGAGCATCTAAAGTTCGCTCAGAGATAGTGTTATAAGTATAATTCTTATCTGCCAGATACTTAACAAAGTCGTTGTACTCAGCATCGCTCAGACTAAATCCTTTTGGATCGCCTATTTTAGGATGCGAATCGCGGTATTTAGTAGCATAGTCAAATAAAAACAATTTACCTATAAGCACTTGCGTAACGCTGGCATAGCGTTCTTGCTTTATAGACAGGTCGGGATAAATTCCACTACCATCATAAACAGAGCGACCACCTTTTGTTTTGAACTCATGTATAAGCGAATCGGCAAATTTTAAAACGCTGCCATCGTCTTTACGGTGCGCATAATCCAACTCTTGGATACAACGGCCTGATGGTACATAATATTTAGCGATAGTAATTTTAACCAAGCTGTTATATGGCAAAGGGAACGTTTGCTGAACCAATCCCTTACCGTAGCTACGCTGACCAATCACTACCCCCCTATCCAGATCCTGCACAGCTCCTGCTACAATTTCTGATGCTGAAGCTGAGCGGTTGTTGATCAATACTACCAAAGGCATATCAGGCGCTACTGCCGGCGACATGGTTTTATAATTAAAGCTTTTCTCTTTAAGCTTACCTTTTTGTACAACCACCTCGGTGCCTTGCGGTATAAACAAGTTAAGTATCTTTACAGCCTCCTGCAAAATACCACCACCATTTGAGCGGAGGTCAAGTATGATGCCTGTAGGGTTATTCTTTTTTAAAGCGATAAGCGCGCTTGCTACCTCATCTCCTGAATTTTCTAAAAACTTATCCAGTTTAATATACCCCATATTGCCATCAACCATGCCGTAGTAAGATACATTAGGCTGCTTGATCTCATCGCGTACAACACTTTTTGTTAAAGTGTTCGCTTCACCATCACGTTTAACCACCAGCTTAACTGCAGTACCATTTGAACCTTTAAGCAAGGTGCTAACCTGATCGTTATTTTTGCCTTGCAGTGGCACGTCATTAATGGAGATGATCTGATCACCAGCCCTAACATCTGCTTTTTGTGCAGGGTAAGCTTCAAACACACTTGATACAAAAACTTTATTGTCTCTGATAAATATGCTTGCGCCAATACCACCGTACTGCGTACTTACGTAGTGTAATTTGTAATCTTCTATTTCTGATTCGGGAACAAATTCTGTGTAAGGATCAAGGCCATTGAGCATGGCATCGGCACCGGTTTTGAGCATCTCGGCCGAGTTAATGTCGTCAACGTAGTTAACGTTTACCTCTTTATATAAAGAAGCAAATACCTCCAAATTTTTAGATATCTGGAAAAGGTCGTCTTTAAAACTCCATGTGCCTATTGCAAATGCCAGCAAACCCGCCGACAAAACGATCTTTCTGTATTTTTTAATCACACCCACCTGCATTTAGTAAAAGTTAGAATTATAAAAATACAAAAAATAGATCTGTATTAATAAGACACTTAACAGAGTTTTTACAGTCTGTTATTGTCTATATTAACCAAAGCTTTTTTTAGCGTGAACACCACATACTCACGTTTACGGTTCACCAGGTGCATTAAGTTATTTATTAGAGCTTCTTCCTGACCTTCGGTGTAATTCAATTGCTCATCAGAAAGATGGTTATACTTTCTTTGTATTTTAATTTTTACGCGTTCCCAGTCTTTATTACTGATGCTTACCTCTGCCATGTTTAATTATTTTGCACAAATATAAAAATAACCTGATTTGCATTACCCAAAAAATTGGTACAGCAATTGCTAATATCATAAATTAATGGGTTTATTAGCCCTATTTTTAACAACCTTATAATTCTGTTATGAAAAAGTATTTATTAAGTGCAGCACTGCTTATAGCTGTGAGCATAAGCGCCCACGCACAATTTAGCTTAGGAGTAAAAGGTGGCGTAAATTTTTCAAAGATAACTACTGATAATTTAAACGAATCAACAGTTGCAGGCTATCAGGCAGGTTTGTTTGGCCGTATAGGCACAGGCGTTTACGTTCAACCGGAGCTTTATTTGAGCAGCAAAGGCGGTAAGTTCAATTCAAATAACAACGGCACCAACTACAGTGGCGATGTTAAATTCACTACGCTGAACGTTCCATTATTAGTGGGTACCGCAATTGGAGATGACGACCTGAACTTTCGCATAATGGGTGGCCCTATCTACTCATACATTATGGATCAGAGTAAAAACTTCTCTGCTAACTTTGGTGGAGCTTATGCAGATTTTGGCAATTACAACAAAAGCACTTTAGGATTTCAGGTAGGTGCAGGTGTTGATATTGGCTCAATTACTGCAGACTTGCGTTATGAGGGCGGCTTAACTAAACTGAATGAAAATTATGGTCAGCGTCAAAACCTTTGGGCGTTGAGTATTGGATTTAAAATATTTTAGTCTGACCTGTGATTGAAAGATTTCCTATAAAAAGCCTTCTGATTTAGTCGGGAGGCTTTTTTATATTGAACGCTGAATGAAGAATATAGAGTTATGAAGTAGTTTTATACTCATTTCGAAGCTTGGTGTTCAATACTTAGAGTGCCTATTTTTTGGTACAAAAGGTTTTAAAAAAGTAAAGCCCCTGATGGGCAGGGGCCTTTACTAACCAATTATAAACCTAAATTATGAGAAGAGCTGTAGGAGAAGGAGTCGAACCTTCACAGAGTGGTTATGCTTATTACTAAGCGTTTCCCATTATCTCCGCCACCGCGACGAGGAGGTGTGTCTGCCAAAAATTTCACCATCCCACAGTATTTAATTCACGCCAGTGAATTGCTGTTGGGGAAGGATTCGAACCTCCACAGAGTGGTTAGCCCGCTTCGGGTTTCCCATGATCTCCGCCACCGGGACAAGGAGGTGTGTCTGCCAAAAATTTCACCACCCAACATTATAATATTTTAAAGAGCGTCGATTAGGTTTTTCCGATTGCTTGATACAAAAGTAATACAGCTGCACCTTTCTTGCAAATATTTCAACAAATTTATTTTATTTTTATACAAATTTTAATTAAACTTGTATTTAAATATTGAAATTCAAATTTATGTCCCACAGAAAAGCGCAAAATTTAGAAATTGATAATCTGGATATACAGATTTTGTCAATATTGATGAAAAATGCAACCACCCCCTACACCGAGATCGCCAAGGAATTGATCGTGTCCGGTGGTACCATACACGTGCGTATGAAAAAGCTGGAGGAGATGGGCGTAATTAAAGGTGCAAGCCTTGAAGTTGACCCCCAAAAGCTGGGTTATGACATTACTGCCTTCCTGGGTATATTCCTTGAAAAAGGGTCGCAATACACCGAAGCGGTTAAACAATTAAAAGCGATTAAAGAGATTGTGGAGCTGCATTACACTACCGGCTTATACAGTATTTTTGCCAAAATAATTTGCCATGATACTAACCACCTGCGTGAGGTTTTGAATGAGCACATACAAAATGTAAAAGGTATTCAACGTACCGAGACATTTATTTCATTGGAAGAGACCATAAGAAGACAAATAACGCTTGAACAGCATGATGGTCATTAAAACCACCTGCTAATGTGCTTTTTTTCTGACATAAAATTATAACCGGAAGCCCCTGCCGGCAAACTCTTAAAAACTAAAACCTGCTTTTTAACAAAGCAGGTTTTTTTATGCGCTTATTTAACATTAATTAACAACCTCACGTTTTATTGTTTTACTCAAATAACTGCATCTTAGCGGCTACTTACGGCACTTTAACATGAAACCTTTACTTTTAACAATTGCTATGGCGTTAGCTTCGTTGCAAATGTTTGCGCAGCAATACACTTTACGCGGGAAAATAAGCGATGATAACGGCCATTCAATCCCGTTTGCAACCGTGTATATTCAGAATAGCACCAACGGTACGTCTGCCAACAACGAGGGTGAATACACTTTAACTTTAAATAAGGGACAGCGTACCATAGTTTACCGGGCTGTTGGTTATAAGCAGGAAATTATTAATATAGACCTGCAAAAAAACGAAGTAAAGGATGTAATCCTGAAAACCGAGGTTTACCAGCTACAAACCGTATCAATTAGTGCAAAAGGCGAAGATCCGTCTTATGCTATAATAAGGGAAGCTATTAAAAAACGCAAGTTTCATTTAAAAGAGGTTAAAAACTTCACTGCCGATGTTTACATAAAAGGTTTACAAAAAATGCTGGATGCGCCTAAACGTTTTATGGGGCGTGACATTAGTGCAGCAACTCAAAGTATGGGTTTAGACTCCAATCGCCGTGGAATAATTTATTTGTCTGAATCTCAATCCAAACTGAGTTTTAGTTACCCCGATCAGGTACACGAAGAAATGATCTCTTCAAAAGTATCCGGCAACAACCGGGCGTTTAGCTTTAACCGGGCATCCGACCTCAAAGTTGATTTTTATGAAAACTACCAGGATTGGGGCGAAATAAGCCTGCGACCACTTATCTCTCCTATTGCAGATAACGCGCTGTTTTATTACCGGTATAAATACATTGGTCAGGCTACACAGGATGGGCAGCAAGTAAATAAAATACAAGTTACTCCACGCCGTGAGCACGATCCTTGTTTTGAAGGTTTTATTTACATTCAGGATGACAGCTGGCGCATAACCGCTGCAGACCTGTTCATCACCAAAAAAGCTAACATACGTTTTGTTGATACCCTAAGGGTTAATCAGCAGTTTTTGCCGGTAAAAGCCAACGCATGGCTACCATCAACTGTTCGGTTTGATTTTACAGCCGGCTTACTTGGCTTTAAAGTAGGCGGTTACTTTATATGCGTATACAGCAACTATGACGTTAACCCAACCTTTGGCAAAAAGGATTTTAATGAGTTGCTACGCATAACCCGCGATGTAAACAAAAAAGATAGTTTATACTGGCTGGAGCAAAGGCCTATCCCGTTAACAGACGAAGAAAAGAATGATTACCGGAAAAAAGAAGCATTGGCCCTTAAGCGCGAATCAAAACCCTACCTTGATTCATTAGATAAAGCCAACAACAAAGTAAAGCTGGGCAATTTTATTGCAGGTGGTATTAATATCCGTAACCGTTATAAAAGAGAATACTATCATTTCGACCCTATCCCAACGTCGTTGCTGTTCAATACGGTTGAAGGGCTGGCTATAAATTACGGGGCAAGCTTTACTAAGAGGATTGATACATTGAACAACCGCAATTTTAGTGTGCGCACCAATCTGCGTTATGGTTTTGCTAACAGGTTGTTCAATGCCAATGCGAGCGTTACAATGCCTGCCGGCAAATTTATGCTGGGGTTAAACGGTGGCTCGGACGTTGCAGACATGAACAATAACCGCCCGATGAGTAACCTGATCAACTCCTATTACACCTTATTTGAGCGGCAGAATTTTCAAAAACTTTACCAAAAAACATTCGCGTCGGCTTCCCTATCAGGCAGGATAACAGGGGCATGGCAAGCCAGTATAGCTACCGAATGGGCCAACAGACACTGGCTGGCCAATAACTCTAATTACAGTTTTTTCAGAAAGGAGCGTACCTTTACATCTAACAACCCGCTTGTGCCTGGTGTAGATGTGCCTCTTTTTCCTGATAATCAATCTTTTAAAATTGGTTTGCGTACCACCTACAACTTCAGCAACAAATACGAAACCTATCCGGCAGGCCGCCGTTATCTGCCATCAAAATATCCTACTATTGGCTTAAGCTTAACTAAGGCATTTAATAATGTACTGGGCTCGGATGTTAATTACACGCAGCTGTCTGCTGATGTATCGCAATCCAATATCAGCATGGGTGTTTACGGTAAAACTTCTTTCTATCTATCTGCCGGCAAGTTCATCAGCAAGAGTAATTTGTACTTTACCGA
It encodes:
- a CDS encoding sensor histidine kinase, coding for MKLNTKLTLFNAISKLVIAVLFVLLVPVLIANISRNYVDNKLIRQKSKFLQIVEQQGIEDYIPYGETYGSYYLPLKDEYLTIEVDTVANDIIDTIKNEKRLVGRDTIEYRILSHAFKLNNQKYLLEIGKSTATLNDTSAPLQNIAFMLLVGMILLTVLADQLYTNYLLRPLGLIIKTKLLNRKFPNFGSYKEIKTNTTDFQYLDQSIHKMIEAIEAAFQKEREFISNASHELMTPISILQSKIENMFEREDIAEDLKLRMLEMQKILNRLKSITKTLLLISQIENEQFLKEDKASIRELLQEVHDEISVRFVEQDITCTLIIPDDKTLVNINRFLLFNLFFNLINNAIKYNRPNGEIMVVTSMENEKLVISIIDTGIGISAEALPFIFNRFKKFRQSLQQDSFGLGLPIVKSIANFHGIEISVQSEVNEGSTFKLTFPAELLEK
- a CDS encoding DUF6515 family protein is translated as MSKLSKSVAGFLLVAWLCFSSSNAEAQWRGAFWGTGPYMGMGYGFGWGGFGYWPWWGSGWGMGFYPGAYQKPYTGRGYNDLGYPNEGFQLGAMPLGFYPFYVGADLYYYTNGAYYRANDTGGYTVTNPPVGAAVPTLGKNVHSVLINGAQYYEYRGVYYTLKTNTKGEKVYMVTGENGVLNTPDGNMVLPKIGTTINKLPKDSQKVTLKGVDYYVDPDGVYYEPIIKDGKTLYKVSSVLSE
- a CDS encoding S41 family peptidase, which translates into the protein MQVGVIKKYRKIVLSAGLLAFAIGTWSFKDDLFQISKNLEVFASLYKEVNVNYVDDINSAEMLKTGADAMLNGLDPYTEFVPESEIEDYKLHYVSTQYGGIGASIFIRDNKVFVSSVFEAYPAQKADVRAGDQIISINDVPLQGKNNDQVSTLLKGSNGTAVKLVVKRDGEANTLTKSVVRDEIKQPNVSYYGMVDGNMGYIKLDKFLENSGDEVASALIALKKNNPTGIILDLRSNGGGILQEAVKILNLFIPQGTEVVVQKGKLKEKSFNYKTMSPAVAPDMPLVVLINNRSASASEIVAGAVQDLDRGVVIGQRSYGKGLVQQTFPLPYNSLVKITIAKYYVPSGRCIQELDYAHRKDDGSVLKFADSLIHEFKTKGGRSVYDGSGIYPDLSIKQERYASVTQVLIGKLFLFDYATKYRDSHPKIGDPKGFSLSDAEYNDFVKYLADKNYTYNTISERTLDALKADATKEKQFDQIQTEYESLKAKLMNSKKNDLQLHKSEIKQALEDEIVSRYYYEKGRFEAGFKYDKELAQAVKTLQDKNLITSILRGDGNYKVIGKPVLAMADKKAAADNKDEK
- a CDS encoding porin family protein, translating into MKKYLLSAALLIAVSISAHAQFSLGVKGGVNFSKITTDNLNESTVAGYQAGLFGRIGTGVYVQPELYLSSKGGKFNSNNNGTNYSGDVKFTTLNVPLLVGTAIGDDDLNFRIMGGPIYSYIMDQSKNFSANFGGAYADFGNYNKSTLGFQVGAGVDIGSITADLRYEGGLTKLNENYGQRQNLWALSIGFKIF
- a CDS encoding Lrp/AsnC ligand binding domain-containing protein, which encodes MSHRKAQNLEIDNLDIQILSILMKNATTPYTEIAKELIVSGGTIHVRMKKLEEMGVIKGASLEVDPQKLGYDITAFLGIFLEKGSQYTEAVKQLKAIKEIVELHYTTGLYSIFAKIICHDTNHLREVLNEHIQNVKGIQRTETFISLEETIRRQITLEQHDGH
- a CDS encoding DUF5686 and carboxypeptidase regulatory-like domain-containing protein gives rise to the protein MKPLLLTIAMALASLQMFAQQYTLRGKISDDNGHSIPFATVYIQNSTNGTSANNEGEYTLTLNKGQRTIVYRAVGYKQEIINIDLQKNEVKDVILKTEVYQLQTVSISAKGEDPSYAIIREAIKKRKFHLKEVKNFTADVYIKGLQKMLDAPKRFMGRDISAATQSMGLDSNRRGIIYLSESQSKLSFSYPDQVHEEMISSKVSGNNRAFSFNRASDLKVDFYENYQDWGEISLRPLISPIADNALFYYRYKYIGQATQDGQQVNKIQVTPRREHDPCFEGFIYIQDDSWRITAADLFITKKANIRFVDTLRVNQQFLPVKANAWLPSTVRFDFTAGLLGFKVGGYFICVYSNYDVNPTFGKKDFNELLRITRDVNKKDSLYWLEQRPIPLTDEEKNDYRKKEALALKRESKPYLDSLDKANNKVKLGNFIAGGINIRNRYKREYYHFDPIPTSLLFNTVEGLAINYGASFTKRIDTLNNRNFSVRTNLRYGFANRLFNANASVTMPAGKFMLGLNGGSDVADMNNNRPMSNLINSYYTLFERQNFQKLYQKTFASASLSGRITGAWQASIATEWANRHWLANNSNYSFFRKERTFTSNNPLVPGVDVPLFPDNQSFKIGLRTTYNFSNKYETYPAGRRYLPSKYPTIGLSLTKAFNNVLGSDVNYTQLSADVSQSNISMGVYGKTSFYLSAGKFISKSNLYFTDYHHFNGNQVSYYTPAINSYLLLNYYQYSTASQYLEGHLQHNFSGFITNKLPLIRKLKLEEIININYLSTPELKNYYEVGVGLQYLNFRVMYGRSYNSGINATSAFRFSASF